Genomic window (Capsicum annuum cultivar UCD-10X-F1 chromosome 10, UCD10Xv1.1, whole genome shotgun sequence):
cttgttagttgaaaactatgaactttaggtggtgtaaaATAGTAccagttatgaaacacacctatgccttaaagaatacatgcaaggtgttcgataaaatgcttaggatgctagaaattcatgtttatatggttccatgatgtctaaatgacaagtctatgttagctatatactttaatatgaattccatgcttttaaTGTGTTGCTAATGttatggtatgaagcatgtatgataatagagatatacaatatacacatgaaatatatctatgcactccctaccatgattaatatgttgaggaactacatgatgtataatatcccttatttatgataatgtAAATTGTGGACTCCGATCTTAtgtcaagtcagtcatgttgtgtcagtttccttccatcgagtcatgggggcattcgtacccaaaaaatatagttgtgtgcctatatccatgtcatgtttcacgatataaaaaatcaagccatgatccagtagaattcagtcagtcatgtgactcaggaaacctcatggtcttagttagttatcagatatcagtagtattccatcagtcaatggaattcagtaagttacactcatgtacagtcagttaaatcatgttcagtctcttcagatgggagtaggagttagcactgagtgaacccaaagatggaaactcacctgtatatgagggtgtgattcttagcagtcatccttgtgttccagaactatgtagccagcataggttgagacattgcagcctattatatgagggtagatgaggtggcttaacctattatattagggttccCATCGttttcactagagttacctgttatatgagggttccttacatgttgtccttaccagtggtgcggtattgacacccttccagtcagggcaaagattggaccccagcctagccataatggcacatatggggcatgtcagttaaacaactacctcccacagttttagacttagtctcagtaaaagagctcagatagttcttcagatatcagcataccaggactatcagatacagtcaaattcagttatagcacagaacacagatagtttcatcagatttaagactgtcagatacagtcacccatgtcaTCAGAAAtatagtttcagtcatgtcagttatcCGTagaccatgtattagcgtacagatctagctatcacgtactcacaatctcagttactatgtatgtatgtttacactctcacgttcatataaGTCAGCcaattagcattgttcatgcatgtaaacccttttgcattagcctacctcactcgtatactcagtacttcagttaaactaacgcatttacgctatggtgctttctttcatgttacaccattggttcagagacacgagctccagatcagcagtagtatccagccgcagagttgcagtgagtcctcatccattcgaaggtgatattattttattttatttattatttcagctcagttttaTTAGACGAacttagttggagatatgttccttcaactccttattcagacagtacttagaggctttcagattcaatatttagatttagttcagatttgattcagttttcagttgttttgggtatctttcacccatatggatattatgttttgacagatttttattcagttgaaccttatggcctacatgttcatgctTTCCGCACtattacgttatatattgcagtgtacaggtacagatatcagtcatggattagcttgtggtccctcggggtcataagcaccgtgtagcgttccggtTCAGATaattggggcgttacatcaacacgtccatcaccaatgcaaatagaaatgggctaagagttgatcctTAATGCAACCCTGTCTCAACCGAAAAATGCCCTGAATTTCCTCCCATtgtcctcacccgagtctttcctccatcgtacatgtcttTAATAGCTTTGATGTGCGCCACCaggacccctctcacctccaagtaTCTCCAAAAAACATCCCTAGGGACTTTGTGATACACCTTCTCCAGGttgatgaacaccatgtgcaaatccctctttctctccctatactgctacatcaatctcctcaccaggtgaATTGTCTCTGTCATCgtgcgaccaggcataaaaccaaactgattctccgaaattGACATGACCCTTCTCAATCGCCTCTCAACCACCATCTcacaaatcttcatagtgtgactcaacactttaatacccctatagttgttacaactctgaataTCACCCTTGTTTTTGTAAAACGGAATCATCGAACTCCATCTCCAATAACTCATACAATACATGCTTAAAATCTAGGATGACATATTTACTCCCTTCGTCCATTTTAACTTATTCATTATTGACTTGACaaatatcttaaaatataataaataataaagataattttactatatcaattttgaatataataaattaaatgtttaaaaaatacattgaataatgaataatatttaataataaggataaaacaaatacaaaatgaTAAGTTATCTACTGATTTTTTGAAACTGaacaaatattattgaatatgtatttttagtatagtttGTAGATAAGTAGAAATAGAGAGACGGAGGAATTAGTatgcgttttttttttttttttttctatctagcatctctaattttctctcttttatttgaatttgagagaacaaaaaaaaaaaaaaagcctccATATAATTCTTCCTTATTCTTTTGTTTAACTTATGCAAATTGCTCCCAGATTAAATCTCAAACAACAATAAGTAAACTACAAGTCCATAACCACACAAAGTCTTCCGAATAATAACTATACATCACCTAACTTTAGAAAGCTTTATTTTTCTTCTGACAAGTCTTATTCCTAGAAAGCTAGGTAGATATATTTCTCTAGTGacaacttttaaaattaaatccaTAGGAAATTGGATTTAGATGCTCATTTAGGACCATTCGCAACAGCTTGAACCCGAGACTTGAAATAACCAAGCAGCATTTCTCGGGAAGGCATATTTTCCTTAACTTGGTCGCAATTAAGGTACTTATTTCTCCACGCacaaaaatttggaaatttttcaCTAGTCACCAGCACAACTCCAGTGGCTTCTTCAACAATTCCTATCCAAAATCCGACAAAATTGGCTGCTatgtcaacaaatccgatgccGTCTCCACCAAAGAACTTCTTGTCCTTGAGTTCGTTGTCAAGAACTTTAAGGACTTCATAAGCTTCCTTTTTATCTTCCTCCTGTTCTTCTCCTTGGCTCCATAATGCTTTCCACACTGCTGGTAAGCACTGAGAAAAAAATTGTAGAAACTCGAATTGATCATCCTAATAACTAATTAGAGagtaatttgataaatttttcagAGTATTGAAGATTATTTATCATGTCAAAATTTAATCCGAGCAAGTAATATGAAGTTAGTAAAATAAGACggttaaaatagaaaaagactattGTCATAACTGAggattttttttctccttctaaatcaaaaatattttccaattaTCAAACACACTAAAAGTAATGACTTCCCCATAAAATGTTTTCCTGAATAAGGAGTAATTTCATTGATGGTCCCTTcgatttttactttatttattgtaTCAAAGTCATTCTCTTCTGAAAAACTAAGACAGTTGTTGACTTTGTCTATGTGTCCATAGTGGCATGAAATAATGTTTTTGGTCAAAAAAAGTGTCTCAACTTTGCCCAAATAGGAGTATCTAACAAAATTGCATCTCAAAATAATTTAGTCCTTTTTCTTACAAAAACAATTTACGGAATTTAGTCTACAACTGTTAAATAAAATAGGCTATTTACGTTAGGTTTAGATAATTAGATCTAGTTGAAACATTAAAGAAATAAGTTTAGTGACTATAAAATTTGATTAGATTTTGAAAATCTGATCTttacatacaagctctcaaaattGGCTCGTACCAATTTCTGGAGCTTATCACAAAACTTCAAATTTACTAGtacattttcaaacaaaaattaaaatttcaaaaatcatagctttaaaaaacttaaaattttcaagttCCAACTTCAAAATTCATAGCCAAACGGGAGCAAAGTCTTTCAAGTTGTGTCACCATTAACTGGGCTTCAACATGGAAGAGCCTGAATAATGACGACTTTGATACCAACACTTCTGGGCTATTCTTCTCCCCTTCAGCCTGTGGCACCTCTCGAAAACTAGAAATGCCAATCTATTCCAAAACTCTTCCTCCCCTCCTTGTTTCAGCATACCTTATGCTGAAACAGTGGAATACCAACACCTTGGCAATTGCCTTAGACCTACCAATAGAAGCATCGTCAGCCTTAATTGATCTCCCCCTATCCCCATGTTTTCAAGCTAAACACAGATGGGTCTTGCCTTGGTAACCTCGAAAGGGGTGGGATTGGGAGTCATTAGAAATGACAGAGGGGAGTGGGTAGTGGGTTTTAGTAAAAGCTTTACTCATACTACAAACAACCTCTTAGAAATCATTGCCCTTAAAGATGGCTTCAATCTTGCTCTTCAGCAAAATCTCAAGCCTTTGGAAGTTCGCGTAGACTCCAGGAAAATTATTAATATGCTGCAAAATGGTAACCACACGTACCGAAAGCAGAATAGGGTAGCGGATTTGTTGGCGAAGCAAGGCTCCAATCAAGATCTTTTTAAAAGACCCCATGTCTATGCGTGCCTGACTAGGCATTGTTTTGTAATGAACAAACCCCTTTTTACTTAATTGAATCtctatttcacaaaaaaaaaaaaaaaaaaaaaacttgacaTTATGTTTGAACATGTATTTTATTTAGAAGAATTTTGATGCTTtgtgaaaaatagaatttcactCAAAAACTGATCTTGATCATTATTTCAtcaacaaaatttcaattttttatttttaaatcttctcCAAAAAATCTATAGCCAAATACATAAAAGGAGGGCAGCCTTACCTTCTCATCGAGGAACTTCGCCCAAAAACGAGCAATTGCTCTATCATAAGGATCTTTAGGTAATATACAAGGCCCTTCAAATACCtcatcaatatactcaataataacaAGTGACTCAGCAATTGGCTTGCCATTATGCAACAACACTGGAATTTTCTTGTAAACTGGATTCGATTCAAGAAGTAATTGGCTCTTATTCTGTAAATCTTCTTCTATAAATTCATATTCAACTCCCTTAATTTTCAAAGCCCATTCAACTCTTCTACTAGCTGGACTCCCGTTGATACCAAGCAATTTCACTCCTGACATATTTTTGTAACTTTCAATTATATTGAGGATTTTGTTATGGTAGTGTtgttttttggtgtttttttatagattgaaaataaagtagatatatCTTAGGTgccaattaaatatttttcttgtttgacAGATTTTTGGTGTTGACTGACGTAAATGTTTGCATTTGCGGTGACGACTTTAATTAGAAGTCGTGGAAGCTTCTATTCAAATTAAATTGCTGGCTACTTTGGAAATTTCTAGGCGCATGACTTGTTCATTGATGTTTTATAATTCTTTTGTTTCAATATTTCGCGGGGTATCTCCCACAAATAAGAGGTGTCAAATAACTTTATTTGTTAAAGTTAAAATAGATACTCTTCCTGTCTtcccgtttaaaaaagaataattattttctttttttgataaagttttaatttaaatttttcatatgacATGTTTAGAATCACAAAATTAAAGGATATATTGATACATTTGACAGAACTTTAATTTAaagtcacaagattcaaaagtcttttttattttcttaaacttgatACCAAATCAAAGTAagtaattctttttgaaacgaaggaagtaaaaaaaatcaattaacattTTTATCTctactaaaaatttaaatgtaaaatctcataattttatgtttcaattattACGATGCACTTTTTCTTAGTCTGttgaaaacaatattttaaaaggTAGTTTTGAAGTTTGGTTTGAGGTTTGCTCCAAGACAAGACACTGGCAAAATGCCTCAAGGCATAGGAGCGGGGCTTTAGTTATATGAGGCTTACACTTTTTGCGTTCGATTGAACATCCTAAGTACGCTTAATATCCAATGCTCGAGACAAAGTACGCTTACTATCCAATGCTCGAGACTCGCGTGATAAATTTTACACAAATTATGAATCAAATTTCTTAATTAACATTATTGGCCCTTATAGttctttaataaataaatgatgctTAATAATCTTTTTCATCCATATAAATAAGAAGATTGAGAATCACTCAAAAAGCAAGTAAGTGCATTGCATATTTACTATTTGAAAGCACCGTGAGAGTAACTATCATTTAACATTTCGTCTGAAAATACGTAATTAGTTGAATTTTACATGTTCACTTATTATTGCTCTTCATATTATTATCACACGTCTcaaaattatcttattttatcataCGTTCAAAATAATCGCTAATTTAGATAGCCATCCAATTTGAATCaaataataagtaaattattgtgtttttatcATCTCAAAACTATCATGAGTAtactaataaaatttataatttattttcttttgggatgTAAATTGCAGTGtatgatagtaatatattttttaaaaatatagttcttttattatttaaaagtacACATGTTCGAATTCATTTGCATATCATAGTAACTATTATagaatttctttatttatactaataaaattatattagaaGTTTTATTTACTGTGAGTTTACTGaatcatgtttttaattatttataatttttgctttataatatcatcttattattttataaattaaaaattgaaagatttATGAGCATACACCCATCGCCCCATGCTAGGTAAAATGCACCACCTCATGTCTTCGCTTTTTAAAACACTGattgaaaagaaagagatgagtTTTACAATAATTTATCTTAGTGAGATAATTTATAATTTGTGATgaattttaagttaattcatcttaatgatatgatttatagTTTGCGGTAGATTATACATATTAGAAGAGTTTTTGTTCTTATATCCGATCAAATTGTACAAAATCAGGACTGAAGGGTTGGAATGGGTTTATTCCTCAGCTTTGGGACTTGTTCCCCAATCCACACACACAAGAACTAGgagaaatataaagtaagaagtGCAGGAATAAAGTAAATGAAAGAGACAGgatttttacgtgaaaactccttgctcaagggagaaaaaaccacgacctgcctcAAGGATTTCCAAACTCCACTATATTCAAGCATTTCTTGAACACAGACTCCAAGGCTTATTCCCCTAATCCTTTGTTTCCTAGAAATAACTCTATTGCAAGGAAATCAAGCAGTAATTCTATTGCTTCACcctccagctaactctaacttgAATtcacaagctaactctagcttgaacaatcacctaactctagatgattacagaGAAAAGTACACCACAACACCTACGATCATCATAAGCAAGCGTAGGCAAGAATTTAAGAACAATATTACAAAGACTCAACTacatcaaagaaataaaaatacaactctATGGGCGATCAGTTCCTTATTGCAGATGTAGTCTTTGATTTGCACTTCAGAAGGATATTTAGTTGTAAGAATATGGAAATGTTAGTTTTATTGTTGAGGAAGATGAGAAATATATAttatgacacaagaaaacctaCGAGAGATTCCATTAGTTGAGGCAATAAGGCGGCAGACAGCTTTTCGCCAACTTTTGTACTTTATGTCAGCTAGACTGTTGACTGTGATAGCGACAGTTGAACTCAACCTGTTCCCTAAGTAATAACAGTTTGTCATCACAAAAATTCTAGGAAAAAAGTCTCAAACTCTGAATTTgttaatcatcaaaactaaggacttaacaatttTCCCCTtcttgatgatgacaaaccaataCATGCAGATCAGCatactcaacatcttcaatcatctACTACAGAGCATAGCCTACAAGACCACATGCCAGACCAGTTTGCCCAACCAAGTCCCCCTATCAATGAGCATTAAGTTCACCCTGAGTGAGAGAGCTCCTATTCTTATCAGCACAACCACAAAACTACATTATACATATTACAAACTACTCATGAACATTGTAGCTTACATACAAACACATTACAACATCATCAAAGAGGTTAAACAGTAAACCAAGTAAAGATAGGTCATACATGTTAATTCATGGCCATTGAGGCAATACTTACATGAGCAATAGAGGATTAGATATAAGCAGGAGAAACGATAGCACAATAAGAgatttcattcattcatgaatAAATCAGTACCATAAATaacttacaaaaataataaccacaaaatattaaaaataattgtgcCAATCATTCATTAGAaataaaatagggataaaataaaattccacaGGACCAAAAGGGAAGGGATGAGAGGCTGTGATGAAAAAGGTTCAAGAAGAAGGACTAGAAGCTTTGGATAGCTGCCTAAAGAGGAGAGTTATTCTTTCACATTCTGCAGTATGTGCATTGAGAATATATTGAGTCAGGGCTTCATTTTTTGGATTCAAGATTTCAACTTGGTCTTCTAACTGCTCCACCTTCTCATGCAGAGCAATATTTTCTTCTATCAACTTTTAATCAGAGCTAGTTTCTCCCTCTGCTTATGCACTTATTTTTGCCTTGAAAGCAGCAATCTCATCATTCTTTTAAGTCACTAGGGCAGTTAGAATATTCACTTCGTCCTTTAAACTCCTTTGTGCATCAAGTTGTTCAGACACAAGGGATCTTGACTTCCCATTCCCTCTTTTGGGGATGTATTCATTGTCCTCCAAGGCGATGAGGTTAAATGCTTGCTTCACTGATCCTGCCATACCCTTTCCACATTCGACATTATAATATACGAATACTCTATTTAACCAGAAGCCATAAGCTAAGCCATGTCTGCCATCTTTTGTAGACATGACTATGTTGAAGTGCTCTTGTACAATGGCTGAAAGGTTTACCTTTTGGTATGTAGCGAGCATTTCCATAAGGTACAAATCTAGCTATGTAACAGTAGATCTTTTTATCGTCTTGGCCAGAAGTACATTATTTACCAACTCAAATAACAACTAGTATTCACCATTAAGAGACTTTTTGTTAACATTCTTGTTGTTCAGGTCATCATGGTCACTGCATATTCTTAAAAACTGTGGGGACCCTTCCTTTGATCTAACAGACTTGATTCCCACGGTAGGATCCCCAAGAATCTTAAAAAGAGTATCCTCATCTAGACCCATATCAATTTTGTTAACTTGTGTGGTTAGTACAaaccgaccaagcaaagtagtaaataaaacaaataaaatatacactaagggcacgtcacctgcagtaaaaaaatgtcccacaatggtagacCACACcccttgcactaacagttctaatatatcacatatattgcaacattttaataagatagaacaaaagtatgcattatatctcatataagtagaataagagggaacatgcatatacaagatcatcaaatacaagtaacagaagataagacaattacataaatggaaatacaacacaatataaacacaataaagtaagtgcaatgtatatgatgatgatgatgcacgaggtcgtcgtaCAACCTTCAGGATCGTCGCACAATTCCCATATACACCTATGGAGGCAAGtctcccaacgcaggacccatggggggttcgtcaaccagtatacaatccacatatatcatatcttatTTTTGGCACATCTCTCAGAAAGGTGTTatcaggtgttgccagtgtttctcagatgttgccacggtggtaccaatatttcatgaatgagtatgatatgaagatgtaatgatcacaaccaatcacaatgagtatttcacaaccaaccacatgatatatttccataaccaactacatgatatatttttacaaccagccataatgatatatttctacaaccaCATGATCCATTATCCagtcattatttttgtttcatctttgaATTTCCACATGTATCATATGACAATAAAGtgtgaatataatcataatacaccaatggtaccacattaagcattttaacaacagaATActattattcacatgtattcaaggctatcaatatcacataggactccaCATGGTCACAACTATCACATAATgtctcaattttgacaattatatcacatataggccccaacacgggcacaacacataaatagacatttttcatgattattttccactgttaacatggattttgtatcatcatttactacccatctcagtctgaaagagttaagccataacctacctcaaaagccgaaatcggtccgctacacttcaaACCCACGACCTTGATTTCCACGAATGATCTATAaatctactaaaaacatcaaatatgaaatatatgcatcaaaacaaaatcaacgacacccatattgactacttttggttcggagtCAAAACGGACTTCCGAAATGGATatttgaaaaagaaggaaaaaatcataac
Coding sequences:
- the LOC107852922 gene encoding probable glutathione S-transferase, with the translated sequence MSGVKLLGINGSPASRRVEWALKIKGVEYEFIEEDLQNKSQLLLESNPVYKKIPVLLHNGKPIAESLVIIEYIDEVFEGPCILPKDPYDRAIARFWAKFLDEKCLPAVWKALWSQGEEQEEDKKEAYEVLKVLDNELKDKKFFGGDGIGFVDIAANFVGFWIGIVEEATGVVLVTSEKFPNFCAWRNKYLNCDQVKENMPSREMLLGYFKSRVQAVANGPK